One Takifugu flavidus isolate HTHZ2018 chromosome 3, ASM371156v2, whole genome shotgun sequence genomic window, CTtcttataataataaaaaagcatTCCCTTTTCCATTCGGCCCAAGCCGTGTTATTTAATGCTAGAACCTTTCAGAATTGCGATGGATATTGTTTGTAGATTGCTTGATTAAACCATAATGTCTAATTGCAGGGGTTTTAAGAAAAGGGCCCCACGTGCCATCAAAGAAATCCGCAAGTTTGCTGTGAAGGAGATGGGAACTCCTGATGTCCGTATTGACACTCGCCTTAACAAGGCAGTGTGGAGCAAGGGTGTCAGGTGAGATGATGGGCCCTCTAAATGGACATATAGATGTTATCAGTATTATTAGTCCAGTTGTTCTACTGGAATTTAGTGGGAAATGGTTCTGTAGACGTTATGAAGAACTAGCAGTCTAATGAAGTTAGTAGTGTCCATTATAGGCGGGCTGTGTTGAAGATTAGCCCAAAGACTATTTTGATTGAAAATGCACATGGAACCACCATCAATAATGGTGTTTAGGTGTACTCAAACATTTTTCAGGCAGATATGTCTAAATTTAGCCACCTTAAATAGGCTTTTTATATTCCCCAGTAAAACAAAAATTTACATTTGGAACTAAATCGGAATTTAACATATTTAAAAGCAATTCCTTGTGTAGGCTTGTGTCAAGCCTTTCACCATGTCTTAAGTATAAAAGTGTTGATCTTCACACCCCTGTCGAGTTTCGGACTTTGTGATGTCAGTTTGAAGGCCTGTGTCACATCCACATGGATACTtattattaaaatgtgtgttttaacaacccaaagttttttttttggaaaagagACCAATGGATCTTAATGTTTTGGCAGGAATGTGCCGTACAGGATACGCGTCCGTCTGTCCAGGAAGCGTAACGAGGATGAGGACTCCCCTAACAAACTGTACACTCTGGTCACATACGTTCCTGTCACCACATGCAAAGGTAAATGTATTGCTGGTGGCATTCTGCATTCAAATCTTCAgttgtttctttaaaccaattctttttttccctcctccaaaCAGGTCTCCAGACGGTCAATGTTGATGAAAACTAAAGATTTATCCCTCTGCCTGTGGAATAAATCAGATGGACAGACTATGGCTTGTGtctctttatttctgtttttgcatGTATCACTTTCAGGGATGTCTTCCATTTTGTCTTATACGTAAGCCTGTCTCGTGTCCTCAAATTTTCTTGTAATTGTACACCAATAACTGGTTTTGGCACTAAGACAATTTTTATTTCCACCCTTTTGAATGTGAATATCTGAATCTAGATCATTACACTGTTCAAGGATGATCACTTGAAAGTAAAGAAAGTAAACTGAATATAAAACATACTGAAAAATCCTTAAAAATTACTAATGAACTTAATGCAGGTGTGCAATCCCTCCCTTGCGGAAGACTCAGATCTACTTTTACTGCAAACCAAACTCCACTCTCCTCTGCAACTGTTTATCTGATAAGTTCACTTCAGCCTTACTAAAACTTGACGGTATGaaagctgatttttttcttgtttccaaATCTACATTATCCAAAGTTAACAGTTTTTCACTCAATGTTGTTAGCTCCTACGTCTTCCATTCCTCCCAGGTTAAGTCTGTTTCATCCTCGATGAATCGCTACCATTCAAATCTCACGTCAATAACATAATCTGGTCTGCATATTTCTATCCATTCAACGTTAATCATTCCCTCTATGAAAGCACATCTATACTCGTCCACAGCCTTGTCACCTGCCATACTAACTCCCTCCTCATTGGTCTCCCTCAAAAATCCCCCATAAGCTTCAACTTGTAAAAATTCTGCTTGTCTAATTACAGAACCAATATAAAATCCTGTGCATCCTATCAATAAGGCCATCGTGGCCActcacatcctcttcctctaGCCACCTCCCCATGCCCCTCTCAGCACCATGGGGAACATCTTAAAACCCACCTCTTTATAAGGTGGGTTTTAAAACTctctttaattacattttttaatattatgctatgctgttgtttttatttttctgctatCCTGTTCATTTTGACCCTCTGTATTCTCTATAAAGTGTCCAGGAGTGTTTAGAAGGGTGTTTATAAATGGAACGGTTTAATTATATTGCTTAAAAAAATGAACAATGTCGGTTTTAGATATCATAAACCGATAGCCAGAGGATGCATTCATGCTCCTCGCAGCTAGAATAGGCACCAGCACGGCACGATCAGGgtcaaaatgaacagaaattgGGTCGGAATATGGACCGCCGTCATGGACCTGTGCTGATGCCATGCGGTCGCTAGGGGGAGCTACTGGTCTGGCGTCACTCGGATGTTGTGAAGGAAAAGCGACGGGATGGCATCGTCAAACATTCCAAGAGTTTGTCCAGCACTGAACTGACTGCACAACGAGAATGTGATACCTCAAGCGACGGCGGCCCCCTGTCTACTTAGACCTTTGGAGTCACCTTGAAACACTGGTGGGTTTCCTGGGTTATCCGATTCGTGTTCTCTCCCGAGGGCAGGTCTGGCTAGCAGAGTGGCTAATTGCTAACCAGTCGAGCAGCTAGTTTCACCATAGTTACTGTAGCTTTGACTTAAGGTGATGCGCGCTAACATGACGCAGATATCGAGTAGAAAGTGTTCAGCCTCCAGCGTATTTTGGTTTTCATACAACCTACGTGTCTTGTCATTGTGGTGCAGACGACGCGACCGGTGTGTGAAAGCGAACGTATGTACTTCTGTTCCAAACCCGAGCTAATGGAGCGGGGTCATGTGTCTCGGGCAGGAGTTTCTATGGCCTCCGGCTGATGCGCACAGCGATGCGGCACCACTGGCTGCTCCTCGGGGCTTGTGGCTGGGTGTTGCTCATCCTGATGTTCGCCAGCAAGTTCATCAGCTTCAGAGCTATAGATGGTAGGTTGTCGGTTCAGAAATCTGGACTAGATTATACTGCTACGTGTGTGACTCCCTCAAACGTGTGTTTTAAGATTATGGAGATAAGCTTGGTGCTCATAGTTGGACCGTGCCAGGCCCAAACGGGGCTAAATCCGCACCTGTTTCAAGCCCCAAACATTTGAAATTAGGTCCAGGCCCATCTGATCAGGTAAGAGGCTCAATTTTTCTTCAACGTCATGTTCTAGCGTGTCTAGATACACTGTCATGATAAGAGATGTTTTTCTTACAGCTTCCAACGATACCCCCGGATTTAGACTGGCATTCGGTTGCAGAGGAGAGGATTAATTTGCTCTCTACGGCATGTAAAAACAGTACCCTTGGGAATCTGACGCACATCTCCATCAGTAAGTTTGTCCTGGACCGCATCTTTGTCTGTGACAAACACAAGATCTTGTTCTGCCAGACCCCTAAAGTGGGCAACACGCAGTGGAAGAAGGTCCTGATTGTGCTCAACGGTAAGTCAGTGGGGGATAATTATGTCCAGTCAATATCAACTATAACACGCTTTTAAAACATCCCCAGTTATGTACGTCacatataaatgaataaatataaaagTAGGATCAAAGACTCATACCACGTTACAATCCGTggtgaaaaaatgttttttttaaaatggaatttaaaaatgtgtctaACATGTAATGGCAGATTGTTCCATAGTTATTAGAATTTGAGAAGGTTCTGCCCCCTCTGAGCTATGGCTTAGATTTGGTACCTTCAGGACTGGGCAGGAGAGTACGGGTGCAGCAGATCAGGGCGGATCAAAACCATTGAAGCATTTCAAAAGAAATAGTCTTAAAACAAACTCTACAATGCTCCGGCAGCCAGTGGAGAGAGGCCTTCAGAGATGGAGTTCACCTTCGCCAGTTGTCATACTACTACTGCCCCAATTtggggatttattttaaaatcaccGTCCATCTTAAAGCCCAGGGTTTGCTGTTGGCTTGACCTATAGTGCCGTGACGGGCCTATGTCATCTAAACAGAGAAGAAATCCTCCTCATATGATATATCTCATCAGCAAATATGttccaaacacatttatttatagaGCTTCAATGCAACATACACATAGTTTTTAACTACAGTTTAATATCTCTAAAACTATTGAGTATGCTGTCttaatttaaatgaataatgttCATGCTGACAGGTGCGTTCTCCAGTGTAGAAGAGATCCCAGAAAACCTGGTGCACGACCATGAGAAGAACGGCCTGCCTCGCCTCTCATCGCTGCCACCCCGGGAAATCACCCACAGGTTGGTCGACAAACGATCCTGCCCTTTAGGCATGACTTTTCaccttattttgtttttgtctcaaCAGATTGAGCACTTATTTTAAGTTCCTCATCGTCAGAGACCCTTTTGAGCGCCTGATTTCCGCATTCAAGGACAAGTTTGTGAAAAACCCTCGCTTCGAGCCGTGGTACAAGCACGACATCGCTCCCGCCATCATCCGCAAGTACCGCAAGAGCCACCGCTACAGTGACACAACCGCTTCCGGCCTTCACTTTGAGGACTTTGTCCGTTACCTGGGCGACGTGGACGGCCGTCGCAGAGTTGACCGGCAGTTCGGGGAGCACATCATCCATTGGGTGACGTACGCAGAACTGTGCGCGCCGTGTGAGATACACTACAGCGTGATAGGTCACCACGAGACTCTGGAACAGGACGCTCCGTACATCCTGAAAGCAGCAGGTATCGAGCAGGTGGTGTCCTATCCGGCCATTCCTCCTGGCATCACCCGCTACAACAGGACAAAGGTGGAAAGCTACTTCTCAGGCATCAGCAAGCGCGACATCAGGCGGCTCTACACTCGTTACCAGGGCGACTTTTACCTATTTGGTTACCCAAGCCCAGACTTCTTAATGAATTAAAGTCTTTACACTAAtatcatgattttttttctttgtttgtttacaaAGACAGAGGTGTGCCACAGCCAACTATAAGGTCTGTATGCGGTATGTACACACATTTACGGTGACTTAAACGTGCTGCCTTTTCTTGGGATGCATAGTCGTAGTTGCACACGCGCCAGCTTTTAAGTTTTTTGACTGCAGACAAGGTAGGAAGAGACACGAAACTGCAGGAATTCTCTTTTTGTATGAAGATCATGCGGCATGAATTCCTGATGGAGTGCAGCTGGGGAGAAATCATTTATTCTTACATGCATCTATGGTCTGTGGCTTTATGAGCCCGATTTGTCAGGGATACAGGTCTGTTGACCCTGTAATGGAGCTATTTTACTGCACTGTTTAGTCCTGTCAAGGATGAcacttcacctttgacctgttgTGTCTTCTGTGTATCTTGCCGTCATTCTAGGTGAGATGGGCTTCATCAGGGATATTCTTGCACAAATggagcaaacaaaataaaatcctcaCATATTGGACCACAACACCTTGTAATGATGCTTGAGCTACAGTTGGCTTGGTCGTTTCTTACTGTGAGACAGGAAATAacgatttattttttttgtcatgtggTTGCTTTACACCCACACTGTAGCTATGGTCTGTCTTTGAAACTGACAACACTTTTGATGTCTTTTATTAGGAGGCTGAAAGGGGGGTTTGAAGGAAACAGTCACTGGATTTTTACATTAATGTATGTCAATGTTCATAACCTGACTTGCTACTCAATTGAAGGACATGCTAATATTTATAAATGTATGAGGGATTATATTCCCTTGATTTGTTTTGGACATTGTATATTCGTGTATATAACACGAGAATTACCAGTGTAGTATGTTGTCTGATTGTTGGTGCCAAGTGTCTGTAACTACCTGGTAAACTGGTCACAAATCTGGTTATTAATACGTTTTGTTAGGATATAAAATATCTCATTAAATAATCGGTTGCTGTATATATTACAGAGAAAGCAGGATTTACATTAATCTTCAATTTcttatttttggtttatttgcATATTGTCACTTTGTCCTACAGTTACGCGAactgaccaccagggggcggcacCTACTGTCTAAATTGCTTAGCTTTGATACAATGAACCCTGATCTACTTGACTCAGATCCACTTTTGACTCAACGTAGACGTTGTTGACGTTTGAGTTCTGGTAATAAGGGCAAAACACGGATATCATTTCCCAATAGCGAATATCTGAAACCAGTGAAGTGGAACAGGAAATCGGTATCACTCGCATAAGATCATCTTAAGGTAGAGGGATCTAATTTGATTTAGAGCGATTAAGATTTAGGATACTCAAGTACTGCATTGACAGACCAAAGATGAACTTTAAGCATGTGTAAGTGTGAGATTGTGTCCCCCATCCTGCCTGACTGGTTTGTCTTGTTCACTTTGTTTAACCAAAACATTAACTGTAGATAGTCAAAAGGCAGCGTAGCATTGTGGGTAAAGAAAGGAAAATTGGGCGGATTTAAATGCAGACTATATATTTGAACTTAAAGCCTAAGGAAGAACAATAGGAAAAGCAGCGGGGCCCTTGAGCTACACACTAAAACTATGAAGAATGGAACATCTCATTAAATATTTGAATCTTATAGAATTTatgagga contains:
- the rpl31 gene encoding 60S ribosomal protein L31, whose protein sequence is MAPTKKGEKKKGRSAINEVVTREYTINVHKRIHGVGFKKRAPRAIKEIRKFAVKEMGTPDVRIDTRLNKAVWSKGVRNVPYRIRVRLSRKRNEDEDSPNKLYTLVTYVPVTTCKGLQTVNVDEN
- the chst10 gene encoding carbohydrate sulfotransferase 10 isoform X2 — protein: MRTAMRHHWLLLGACGWVLLILMFASKFISFRAIDDYGDKLGAHSWTVPGPNGAKSAPVSSPKHLKLGPGPSDQLPTIPPDLDWHSVAEERINLLSTACKNSTLGNLTHISISAFSSVEEIPENLVHDHEKNGLPRLSSLPPREITHRLSTYFKFLIVRDPFERLISAFKDKFVKNPRFEPWYKHDIAPAIIRKYRKSHRYSDTTASGLHFEDFVRYLGDVDGRRRVDRQFGEHIIHWVTYAELCAPCEIHYSVIGHHETLEQDAPYILKAAGIEQVVSYPAIPPGITRYNRTKVESYFSGISKRDIRRLYTRYQGDFYLFGYPSPDFLMN
- the chst10 gene encoding carbohydrate sulfotransferase 10 isoform X1; translated protein: MRTAMRHHWLLLGACGWVLLILMFASKFISFRAIDDYGDKLGAHSWTVPGPNGAKSAPVSSPKHLKLGPGPSDQLPTIPPDLDWHSVAEERINLLSTACKNSTLGNLTHISISKFVLDRIFVCDKHKILFCQTPKVGNTQWKKVLIVLNGAFSSVEEIPENLVHDHEKNGLPRLSSLPPREITHRLSTYFKFLIVRDPFERLISAFKDKFVKNPRFEPWYKHDIAPAIIRKYRKSHRYSDTTASGLHFEDFVRYLGDVDGRRRVDRQFGEHIIHWVTYAELCAPCEIHYSVIGHHETLEQDAPYILKAAGIEQVVSYPAIPPGITRYNRTKVESYFSGISKRDIRRLYTRYQGDFYLFGYPSPDFLMN